The Cervus elaphus chromosome 12, mCerEla1.1, whole genome shotgun sequence genome includes a region encoding these proteins:
- the LOC122705623 gene encoding MLV-related proviral Env polyprotein-like — protein sequence MRDSLLWVTLGVLGVLEKGGHTYQNPHQPFQVTWILKNGETYEELNRTTATQPKDKWWPDLYFNLTKLIEQSGYSKCRVRSLGFYACPGHQRENIKTCGGMVSRYCKSWGCVTSNDGYRKWSVTRPDLINMSFTGPLPKSDWQGRPSNPGQCSDQIRLSFTQQGRTENRWISGLSWGVVIYDTYGTGSNSATLYVQQVLQPAQTQVMGPNQIITPPRPSPQGTNAANVVTSPTPTPSLQLTQTDPPETQEPLWALIKETYGALNHSNPNATQSCWLCYTSHPPYYEAVGLNATYNLSTLSNPPQCSWGDRKVGLTMKQVWGSGTCLGMVPTDKQTLCAQTDNDTNFTDKTYVIPEIGGWWICSRTGLTPCLHLAVFDQSREFCVMVVVVPKITYHPEEVLYNFWDQDTPAPRHKREPVTAITLATLFALGAAGTGTGIASLTTQHQGLITLRVAIDEDIARIEKSMMALEKSLTSLSEVVLQNRRGLDLIFLQQGGLCAALKEECCFYADHTGVVRESMAKVREGLERRKREREAQQGWFESWFQNSPWLTTLLSTLMGPLIILLLLLTFGPCLLNKLLAFVKQRLNTVQLMVLRQQYQGLPTDTL from the coding sequence ATGCGGGACTCTCTACTCTGGGTTACTCTGGGGGTACTGGGGGTCCTGGAAAAAGGGGGGCACACCTACCAAAACCCCCACCAGCCTTTTCAAGTCACATGGATCTTAAAAAATGGAGAGACCTACGAAGAGCTAAACCGGACCACAGCCACCCAACCGAAAGATAAGTGGTGGCCGGACTTATATTTTAACCTTACAAAATTAATCGAACAATCAGGATACTCCAAGTGTAGGGTCAGGTCTCTCGGGTTTTATGCCTGCCCGGGACATCAGCGAGAAAACATAAAAACCTGTGGGGGAATGGTGAGCCGCTACTGTAAATCCTGGGGCTGTGTTACTTCCAATGATGGGTATCGGAAGTGGTCGGTGACCAGGCCAGACCTGATCAATATGTCCTTCACGGGTCCTCTTCCAAAATCAGATTGGCAGGGACGACCCTCCAACCCAGGGCAATGCAGCGACCAGATCCGACTATCATTCACACAGCAGGGACGGACTGAAAATAGATGGATTTCCGGGCTGTCCTGGGGGGTAGTGATATATGATACCTATGGTACGGGAAGCAATAGTGCAACATTGTATGTTCAGCAAGTCCTACAACCCGCCCAGACCCAAGTTATGGGGCCCAACCAGATTATTACACCCCCCCGCCCCTCACCACAAGGGACAAATGCCGCAAATGTTGTGACCTCGCCTACCCCTACCCCCTCTCttcagctaacccagacagaccCACCAGAAACCCAAGAACCCCTGTGGGCCTTGATCAAAGAAACCTACGGGGCCCTTAACCACTCCAATCCTAATGCGACTCAATCCTGCTGGCTTTGCTACACCTCACACCCACCTTACTATGAGGCCGTGGGTTTAAATGCCACCTACAACTTATCCACTCTCTCTAACCCACCACAGTGCTCTTGGGGAGACCGCAAGGTGGGCCTTACCATGAAACAAGTATGGGGTTCGGGGACCTGCTTAGGCATGGTTCCTACAGATAAACAAACCCTGTGTGCCCAGACTGACAATGACACCAACTTCACCGATAAGACCTACGTCATTCCCGAAATCGGGGGGTGGTGGATATGCTCACGGACTGGGCTGACGCCCTGTCTCCATTTGGCTGTCTTCGACCAGAGCAGAGAATTCTGTGTCATGGTAGTAGTAGTACCCAAGATTACATACCACCCAGAAGAGGTCCTCTACAACTTTTGGGACCAAGATACCCCAGCTCCCAGACATAAGAGGGAGCCCGTTACAGCTATTACTCTAGCAACACTGTTCGCCCTGGGGGCGGCCGGAACGGGCACGGGCATTGCTTCCCTGACTACACAACATCAGGGCCTAATCACCCTGAGAGTCGCCATTGATGAAGACATTGCACGAATAGAAAAGTCTATGATGGCCTTGGAAAAATCCCTAACCTCTTTGTCAGAAGTGGTGTTACAGAACAGACGAGGCCTAGACCTGATTTTTTTACAACAAGGGGGCCTCTGTGCAGCCCTCAAAGAAGAGTGTTGCTTTTACGCAGACCATACAGGGGTAGTGAGAGAGTCCATGGCCAAAGTAAGAGAAGGACTAGAGCGCAGAAAGAGGGAACGGGAAGCCCAGCAAGGTTGGTTCGAATCATGGTTCCAAaactccccctggctgaccacccTGCTCTCGACCTTAATGGGACCACTCATAATCCTCTTGTTGCTCTTAACTTTCGGGCCCTGTCTCTTAAATAAGCTCTTGGCCTTCGTCAAACAGCGGCTCAACACGGTTCAGCTGATGGTATTGCGACAGCAGTACCAAGGGCTTCCAACGGACACTCTGTGA
- the LOC122705622 gene encoding ras and Rab interactor 3-like, with protein MGSTASKPDPQYSTPLECLLANLRTLGLKRDIRPKQLTFLCSQAWPQYSLDNGSQWPATGTLDFDVLRDLDNYCRRTGKWSEVPNVQAFWALCSRPTLCTTCAPSQILLTMAPPTPPSRAKPTPPASESSAFSVPPEDLVAPPPYASPTAPSPSSPVPTPSPSTPAPPTSSPSSPAPPNPSPSNPTPASFAPVPAPEASPPAPDSPAINPILYPPLPPVTPFSSPVSSHTRSHSNPPGASPPPPPAPLLPLQQVAGAEGLAQVHVPFSLQDLAQIEAKLGSFSSNPTQYIKQFTGLTRAYALTWQDIYVILGSTTTPEERQAIWTAARAKADQRHSANPSPQRPPGAQAVPDTDPDWNYQEGGGGQLRVRYMIECLLDGMETSSHKVVNLLKLDEVTQGPDENPAMFLNRLTEALVQYTRLSPESPMGAATLANRFISQSAPDIRKKLAKAEDGPQTPIRDLVKMAFKVYNAREETAEASRKARLKQKAEFQASLLNQQTQALVAALRPAADSGPQNPPPGACFKCGQEGHWAKMCPNPRPPSKPCPLCKQRGHWASDCPRASRAPTSRGRRPERPRETSCPPPASELLSFNDD; from the exons ATGGGATCGACAGCCTCCAAACCCGATCCCCAATACTCCACCCCCTTAGAGTGCCTGCTAGCTAACCTGCGGACTCTAGGGCTAAAGAGAGATATCCGTCCCAAGCAGCTCACTTTTCTGTGctcacaggcctggcctcagtaTTCCCTAGATAATGGCTCACAATGGCCAGCCACAGGGACACTAGACTTTGACGTCCTCCGTGATTTGGATAATTACTGCCGGAGAACGGGAAAATGGTCTGAGGTCCCCAATGTTCAGGCCTTTTGGGCTTTGTGCTCTCGCCCCACCCTGTGCACTACGTGTGCTCCTAGCCAGATCCTACTCACCATGGCCCCCCCGACTCCACCCTCCCGAGCTAAGCCAACCCCTCCCGCTTCTgagtcctctgctttctctgttccccCAGAAGATCTGGTGGCCCCCCCTCCCTACGCCTCTCCCacggccccctccccttcctctccggttcctactccctccccttccactccGGCCCCTCCTacctcttccccctcctctccggCCCCTCCTAACCCCTCCCCCTCTAACCCTACTCCGGCCTCTTTTGCTCCTGTTCCCGCCCCTGAGGCTTCACCGCCGGCCCCAGATTCTCCAGCCATTAACCCTATCTTGTATCCTCCTCTTCcccctgtcactcccttctcgTCTCCGGTTAGCTCCCACACTCGCTCCCATAGCAACCCTCCAggggcctccccgccccctcccccagccccgctacTCCCTCTGCAACAAGTAGCCGGAGCTGAGGGTCTAGCCCAG GTCCatgtccccttctctctccaggacTTAGCACAGATTGAGGCCAAGCTGGGATCCTTTTCCTCCAACCCCACTCAGTACATTAAGCAGTTTACTGGTCTGACCCGCGCCTATGCCTTAACATGGCAGGACATATATGTCATCCTGGGATCTACCACCACCCCCGAGGAGAGGCAGGCCATTTGGACGGCAGCCAGGGCTAAGGCCGACCAGCGGCATAGTGCCAACCCCTCCCCCCAGCGCCCCCCGGGAGCTCAGGCAGTTCCTGACACCGACCCTGATTGGAACTACCAGGAAGGGGGTGGCGGCCAGCTGCGGGTACGCTATATGATAGAGTGTCTCCTTGATGGGATGGAAACGTCCTCTCATAAAGTGGTAAACCTCCTCAAACTAGATGAGGTGACTCAGGGGCCCGATGAAAACCCAGCCATGTTTCTTAATCGGCTGACTGAGGCCCTTGTTCAATACACCAGACTGTCCCCTGAGTCCCCCATGGGGGCAGCTACCTTGGCCAATCGTTTTATCTCCCAATCCGCACCTGACATCCGAAAAAAACTGGCCAAGGCTGAGGATGGCCCTCAGACCCCTATTCGAGACCTggtaaaaatggcctttaaaGTTTATAACGCCCGTGAAGAAACTGCTGAGGCCAGCCGAAAGGCAAGGCTCAAACAAAAGGCAGAATTTCAGGCAAGCCTCCTAAACCAGCAAACCCAGGCCTTGGTAGCAGCCCTCCGGCCGGCGGCGGACTCGGGGCCCCAAAACCCCCCTCCGGGGGCCTGCTTCAAGTGCGGCCAAGAAGGACACTGGGCCAAGATGTGCCCCAATCCGCGGCCTCCTTCCAAGCCGTGCCCGTTGTGCAAACAACGAGGACACTGGGCTAGTGACTGTCCCCGGGCCTCTCGGGCTCCGACCTCTAGGGGCCGGAGACCAGAGCGCCCCAGGgagacctcctgccctcctccggccTCGGAACTGCTGAGCTTCAATGATGACTGA